In the genome of Planctomycetota bacterium, the window GAATTTCTTCTCCAATTGATCCCGCTTCGCCAACCGGTCGGCGCGATCTTTGTTGACGATGTCGTCGAGGTAGCTCTCCGTGACCGCGTTGAGGATCTTCGCCGTGTCCTCAGCGATCGGCCCTCGCAAGCGGAGGGTCACGACCTCCGACTCCTGAGGTGCCGACATGAGGATGTTCTTGGCCAGCCAGTCTGACGGATCGTCCTGCTCCTTGATCGTGGGCAGATCGGCAACACCGGGACGCCGCAGTGCGGAGTTCAAAACGAACGGGCTCTTGAGCAACTGCATCTGGGTCTTGCGGTACTGATCCTGGACACCCGCGACCGGGCCCAGCATGCCCTGCTCCGAGCGCATCTGCAGCCAGACGACCGCTTCATAGCCCTTCGGCAGCAGGAACCATGTCGGCACCGCCACCAGCGGCGCCAGCAACGAGCCGATCAAGAGAGCCGGCAACCAACGTCGCCGGACCGCATGCAGCAACCGCCGGGCGTCGAACCCCGGCGGACCTTCGGCACTCGGGGGGACCGCGACCGTTTGGTAGTCGGGAAACGGCACGAGAGGCGTGTCGCCCCTGATCGTCAAACCCCCGACCGACGGAGACGGGACAGCCCCAGCCGGAGTCGCTGCGAACCCGCCGTCGGCTTCGGACGCGGTCATGCCCGTCCACTCCTCTCGATGAAACCCGCTGCCCCTCGAAACGATTCGAGCAGACGGCTCGACCAACCGCTCCCCGGCATCACCCACGCCGGTTCACAAAGCGGGACACGATCACGGCAAACGCAGCGACAGCAGCGGAAAGTCGGATGGTTGCGGCCGATCTTTTCCGCGGAATCCCTCGACCGAACCTGACCTGAGTATACCGTCAGATTCCGGGCAGCAAGCCGTCTCGCCGCCCACGGACGACATCGTTGGAATCATGTTTTTTCGATGTCTTGGGGGCGACTTCCGGCGAGCCACCACCACCTCGACGGAGACGCTCCGCCGTCGTGCCGTAGGGGGCAAACGGCTTGGTCTCCGTCTCGACTGCAAGCCGTGCCGTTGGCTGCGAAACCGGAAGCAGCCCATCCGACGACACACGTCGACCGGCGGTGGCCGCCGACGTCTGCAAGCCGATCGCAATCATTTCGGCCTCGTCCTCCACGACCATCAGTTTCGCGAGCAGATACTGCTCTCCGTACAGCATCGCCAAGGCCATCGGCATCATGAACCAGCCGGCGAGGTCGTGAAAAACCATCTCGGCGATTTCTGACGTCGCGATCTGGTACAGCATCCCGGTGACGGTGATGCGGATGGAGTTGACGATCAATGCGATCGGGATCGCACTGGCGATGATAATCCCGTTCTCCCATGCCGGCCGGTCGCCGAGCATGACCAATGCCACCGACAACGCGATGAAGATCGTGAGCATTCGCAAGCCACTGCAGGCATCGACGACGCCAAGGTGCATCTCACCGATGACGATCTGGTTACCTTCCTGGAACGCCTCCAATCCGAACGTCTGCAGTGCGAACGTGCTCACCGTCGTCGCCAAGCCCTGCAACGGCCCGAGAAGGTAACGCGTTGCTTCGTCGGGCAACGGAAACATGAAGATCAGGAACGCGATCGGCGCCCAGCCCCACCGCAAACCGCTCCAACCGCACGACAGCAGGAACGCCCCCGCGACGGCCGGCACGAAGGTGTACATGTCGATCGTGACGATGCGGAAGGAGGCAGCGCCGAGCCGAATGCCGAACGCCAACGCGAGCAGGGCCAAGCCCGCCAACCGCGCCGAATCGGTCACCGGCTCGAGCCGATCGCGCCACCACAGCAACATGCCGGCGGAGAACAGCGGCACGAGCCAGCCGTGCGAGTACTGGGCGTTGCTCCAACTGGCATGGGCGTTGAGCAAGCCGGGCCAGTAGGCGTAGATCATCAGGCCGACGAAGACCAGCATGGTCACCAGCGGACCGC includes:
- a CDS encoding exosortase/archaeosortase family protein; this translates as MLPLTPKAKDRTVNAFGQGIERTSIESPTSAGGLAVMPREGSAGGVVGRPEAEDEGLLEGWVRRLRNLRRDLGEPAQRGPLVTMLVFVGLMIYAYWPGLLNAHASWSNAQYSHGWLVPLFSAGMLLWWRDRLEPVTDSARLAGLALLALAFGIRLGAASFRIVTIDMYTFVPAVAGAFLLSCGWSGLRWGWAPIAFLIFMFPLPDEATRYLLGPLQGLATTVSTFALQTFGLEAFQEGNQIVIGEMHLGVVDACSGLRMLTIFIALSVALVMLGDRPAWENGIIIASAIPIALIVNSIRITVTGMLYQIATSEIAEMVFHDLAGWFMMPMALAMLYGEQYLLAKLMVVEDEAEMIAIGLQTSAATAGRRVSSDGLLPVSQPTARLAVETETKPFAPYGTTAERLRRGGGGSPEVAPKTSKKHDSNDVVRGRRDGLLPGI